The Kiritimatiellia bacterium genomic interval CAGCCCGCCCATCCCTCACTGCAGGTGGACACATGTGAGCCGGCGAGCGTGCTGCAAAAACGGAAGAGCCTCCAGCGCCCCGCTGGCGGTGCCCACTCAAGAACATCCGGCTCCACCCATCGCGGCGCCAGCACCACCACCTCACCCAATGGCACCGCCTCCCCCGGCAGGGTGGGTTCGGGCCGCACCAGATGCTCCGCCGGCGGTGCGTTGAACGGGCCGGGATAACGGTGGTACGCCTTTTGTTCAAAATCGCGGATCCGAGGCGTTTCATCGGCCGGCAACCGCAGTCGCCGTCCCTCGCAGAAGAGTTCGATCTCTGCGACCTGCACGTTGCGCGGTGCCTGCGGCGAGCGTGGATCCCAAGCGCCGGTCACCAGCAGCCGCACCGCCGCCACGTCGCGCGTGGGAAACCTCAGCGAAATCGCGTCGGTTTCCGACGCGTTGGTGAACACCGCCACTGTGGTCATCCCGCCGTCCGGGCCGACCACTTCCACGCGCCCGTCCCGCGGGCCGTATCGCGGCCGCGGTAGGACCGCGATCTGATCCACCCTCACCGGCGACGGCAGACGCACCTCCAGCCACACCGGCGCGGTCGGCGCGGGGCCCGCACCCGGTTTCGCGGCTGCGACCCAGAACGTTTTGGGATCCCCATCCACCACCCGCCCGACCGGAAACTCCGGCGAATCAGCGCTGCTGCGCACTTCAATGCCCCGCTGGCCAGCCGCGGGCCATCGCACCGCAACGATCGCGACGTCATCGCACACACCCTCGCGCCCTGGCGGCCTTGGCAGCCGGGTTCGCCGCGGCCCCCCGCCCTCCACCAACACTTCCGACCAAACAAGCCGACGCGTCGAGTCCTCCGGTCGGACGTGCGGCCCTCCGAGATTCCAACCGCTCATGATGTTCAGGCTCATCTCAAAGCCGTACCGCGAGGCCTCATCCAACGCGAAACGGAAGAGACGAAGCCATTCATCCGAGGCGAAGCGGGGACCGGCGGGAACCCTGCGGTGACCATCTTGTGCGGAGCCGTCGGCATCAATGATGGCGGCGCCGCCCATGCCGTGTCGCTGCATTTCACGGAGGTCGCGCGCAATCGCGTCCGCGTCCACATTGCCGTTCAGCCACCACCACCAGCAGCGCGTGCGGGCGGAGGGCGGCGGTTCCCGGAAGGAGGTTTCCAGCTCGTCCGGCCGCACCGTCCCCACCAACCATGCGGCGGCGATCAACAGACAGCGCGAGCGCTTCATGTTTGAGCCTCCTCTTGTAGGTCCGCTGACCTGCCCGCCATGCCGCTGGCGCGGGCGCACACACGGTCACGGAGCTGACCCGCGAGTGATCTGAATCGGGACGGTTGCGCGCTTCAGAAACTCCCGCGAGGAGGCGGGGTCACCGTCGGTCGGACCCGCTCCAATCCGCACCAGCAGGTTCGCCAGCGCACCCCGACACAGCGGAATGTTCGCCTCCACCACGTTCAGCACTGGCACCGCGTCGGGCAGGTTCATCCGCGCACGTACCCGCTCCGCCGGGGACACGATCTGGATCGGCTGATGACACGCCACACAACGTCCCCGGCGGCCGATCTCCTCCTCCAACACCCACAGTTTCTGCCCGCAATGGTCGCAGGAGATTTTGAACTGCCGCTCGGCCTGGGCACGGTAAATGAACACGCCCGCCGGCACACCGGCCATCGCCGCCTCCCGGACCAAGGCCGCCGCCGCCTCGAGCAGCCGGTGGTCCAGAAAGTGCACCAGCACCGCGGCCGCGTCCGCCTGGCGCAGCCGCGCTTTCCAGGCGGTATCCTCCACCGTCACAGCCGACACCGCCTCGAGGAACACATGATGGTTGGCAATGTCGACGACTCCCCCGGACGGCGAATCGGGCAGCAGCGCCGCGACAAAGCGAGCCGCAATCTCCGGCTCCGCGGCCAGCACCGGCACAAACCGCCGGCGTCGCTCTTCAGCTCTGGGTATCGCCGCCGTCATCCGCTCCTTGCCTACACACTTTCCCGCCACGAGGCAAGCCCGCTGCCGTTGCACGACCAACGTGAACCCCGCCCCGCCGGTGGCGTGCCCTCCCGACGCAACGCCCGAGAGGTCAGTTCACACTGATGACAGAAAGGTTCGACAGCTGGTGCCGGGCGCAGAGGTTGAGCACCTTCACCAGCAGTTCGTGAGGCGCCGCGCCGGAACACAAAATCAGAATCGTCTGTTTGCGGTCCAGCTCCGCGAGCCGTTGAATCAGCCCGTCCAGGTCCGCCTCGCGGACCGGCTTATCGTTGATGGTGTACCCATCGTAGAAAACGCCGATCCGGATCAGGTTTTTGGGCACCTCCAGCCGGTCGGAGCGCTGCTCGGGGCCGGGACGCGACACGTCCAGGTGCGCGAGGACGTCAATCGGTTTGATCGTGACCAGAAAGTAGACCAGAAGCTGGAACACGACGTCGATCATCGGCGTCATCGGCAGTTCCGGCTCTGGTGCCTCTTTGGGTTTGCGCTTTCGGGCCATCGCGCCGCCAGCTCCCTTGGGTTAGGCCTTTTCCTTGATCGCCGCGAACTTGATCCGCCAAAGACCGGCTTCACTGCAGATGTCCATCACGCGCCGGATGTACTCGTGGCGAGCCTTCATGTCGCCGCGGATCACTACCGGCAGCGTCTGACCGTGCCGTGCGACCGCGCCGCGGAGGATCGAACGCAGCGCTGGCAGCGAGAGACGCTGCCGCGCGATGAAGATGCGCCCTTCGCTGTCCACGTCAATGTTGATCGTGCGAGGGTCCTTTCGCTCGACCGCCTTACCGTCCGGCGCCATCGCCAGCCGGAGGTCCATCTCGATTTCTTTTTGCTGTTGCGCGATCGTGACGATGAAGAAGATGATGAGCTGGAACACGACGTCGATCATCGGCGTCATGTTCAGGCCCATCTCTTCCCGGCGTTTGCGCATGACCGTAGTTCCCCGGCGACCGCCCGGGCGGCGGTTATTCCTCCTCCGCGACCACCTCGACGTTGCGCAGCGTCTTGATCAGATCGAGCGTCAGGCCCTCCA includes:
- a CDS encoding biopolymer transporter ExbD, which translates into the protein MARKRKPKEAPEPELPMTPMIDVVFQLLVYFLVTIKPIDVLAHLDVSRPGPEQRSDRLEVPKNLIRIGVFYDGYTINDKPVREADLDGLIQRLAELDRKQTILILCSGAAPHELLVKVLNLCARHQLSNLSVISVN
- a CDS encoding biopolymer transporter ExbD: MRKRREEMGLNMTPMIDVVFQLIIFFIVTIAQQQKEIEMDLRLAMAPDGKAVERKDPRTINIDVDSEGRIFIARQRLSLPALRSILRGAVARHGQTLPVVIRGDMKARHEYIRRVMDICSEAGLWRIKFAAIKEKA